TGCCGAACCTTACTGATAAATTGGGGCGGTGTCCTGTTCAGCTTGTCATAACTTATTGGCCGCGGTTGATGGTTTGTCTCGATCAAAAGGCTATGTCTAAGGAAGACATTGAATATCAGAGCTATTTGAAACGACAGCACGAAAGATGCAAGGACTGTCTTGTGTATCTGTGTGAAAGTGGTGCAAATATCGATATCCAAATAAACAGTGAAAAAGAAACCCTTGCCCACTTAGCTGCCAAGCACAACATCACTTGGAGCATAGAtgtgctgtcaaagtatggtgCCAACTTAAACGCCAGGGACTCATCAGGATGTACTCCTGCCTTGACAGCTGCAAGATATGGGAGTTTTGAGTTTTTGTTTCTGATGATAGACTTGGGACTAGATGTGACTGTGAAGGACAACTTTGGATGCACTATTCTAAGTCATGCCTGTGAGAATGACAGATCCCCTCATGCTAAACATGTGAATAAACTCTTAAAATTGGAAGGTTTAAAAGGAATGGTGAACACACAAGATGCCAATGGAAACAGTCCTCTCCATGTGGCAGCTGGTGGTGGGCGAGAAGCTGCTATCCACGCCCTCATTGAACATGGGGCACATCCTGACCTGGTAAACATCTCTGGATGTTCCATCTTGTTCAATATCTTAGATTCATACCAAAATGCAAGATGTCACTGTGGGCTTCAGAAAATCCTTGCCGAGACGCTTCAAGTGAAGATAATGGACAACTCCTTCAGAGAACCATTGTTGCTTGGCCTACCAGAATTTACCAACCTTCGAGAGGCCCTGTTGAAAGCTTCAAAAATCCCTGCATCTTTGCAGATGGCATGCAGAAATACAATACGGCAGGCTCTCGGATACCAAAGACTAAATGCAGACTCTTTGTTCCAGCTTCCTTGTGCTCCAAAGTTAAGCAGATACGTTttactgaataccctgaaataCTGCTGATGGTTGAATTGGGGAACAACTCAAAAGAGCTGACGAAATGATTTGGTCTCTCCCCAATACTACCTGCTCCTGTTAGACTTGACAATAGTAGCCTTTTGAGATGATTCCTTCGGGCATTCCTGATGTCATAAACAGTATCAAGACTTAAGTGTAGCGGTAAAGGACTTATATatttttgtcaccgtataaacgtCGCAACTCTGagtctgaactcgaacccagactaaaccaactaagatatgtatctaaattatttattatccacgtcactCTTAACTTCTTATTTACAACCGACactgaaacattacaaaattatgtgcacaacaaagtatcaacaagggttgatataaaagaatcttaccatacTATAAGGCCAAGGATGAAGTCAACTAATCGCGATCTAAAATGCTCTGGAGCTTTTCAAGAGAAcatcttgtttagctacagagtgtGAAGGATGGTTTTCTGGATCTGATCTGGTCATTCCATAATCTAAACTACTTCTAACATTTGCAACCTGGGCCCGAAAGCTGCAATGACAGAGTGAGTTGTGTCTCAACACACCGACACCTTCTGGTTGTATTCACAGCATCTGAAGAAGTAGGTCGATAACAAAGACACTGAACAATGAATTTGTAAAATATACCacctttatttttatttttccatgttttcatACAATATATTACAATCATCATCAAAGTGGGCTAGAACTCAACTAGAACATAAATGCATAACATCAGTACAAGAAATTAGGTCGACACAGTCAGGTTAGACAAAATGGACTGAGGGAATTGCAGAATATCTttggaatatttcattttcatcaaagtTATCTAGAActtaatgttgataaaataaacTACAGACCAAACCAAACTTAGCTTATTATGATTCGGTATGCAAGAACAGGTACCCCCAGTCCAAAGCACTGAAGTTAAAAACCTTTCAACAAACTTTTTCACAGAAAAGTATCTAGTATACATCTATATATTGCTTTTTTGTTTTATAAATTTTAATTTTGCACAAAGACTAAATCTATACATTTTGATGCTTTGCAGATTCTTATAATAGCCATAAAGGTACAAGCTTTTTATAGGGTGTTTgcagaaaaattatttttttgagcTTGAAACATTTAAATAATTAGTTTTTAAGAAACTGAAGTAGTAGCATCTGCCaagtaagaaaaaaattgtagattaacatttattttaaatgaaggccTATCCATTTTGTTGGTGCTTTGTTGAAGTGGTGAATAGCACCCCGAGGATCATTTTAGTAATTATCTTGTCGATTCGCCCGCTCCAAGGaaatattgaatttttttaacaaaatctGAATATCCACCCACACAATCAAAGATGACTGCTGATGTGGAAATGCAACATAAAGTCGGAAAACCAAATTAGGAGTAATCATTGAGGCTCCTCTGCTTACAAAACAAGTTTGTTCTTTATGTGCCCAATTTAAATGCTACAGAATAATTCTGATAGATTGAAGAAAGCAGAGCGAAGAAGAAAATTCTGTACATGTGCAGGTGAGTTTTTCAAATGTTGGAGTTTTATAACTCCATCTAGATTAACCCGGTTAGTTTAGCTATCCAAGACTTGCAGGGAGTTTTTTCAAGCCATGGTTCCatgatgttcagctgatcgtGGGAAAACATAGCCTGTATATTTCCTGACACCACAAGTTTGTTTCTTAGTTGTGCAAGGTGAGAGAACTAACTGATGTTTCTTCCAAATTCacagccaaaacaaaaaattggagaAGCTCAACGATTTGTGCATTTATTTTGTACTCAAGAAACGTTGCTCTAAAATAATAAGTGAGAAGTGTAAAATAATCTTGGCTGTGATATCATAAGATGATCAACACCCACTGATTATATACAATAAGACTTGGAGAAGTTACAAGTATTCGAGACTAAGATCAACAGATGGTACAAGTACATTTCTCAAttctttacaatacatcaagtTATCCAAAAGACCCATGTTTTCAAAACATTGGGTCAATCCAGATGTGAACCTGAAGCTACAATTTAGAATTCACTTTCTACCCATAAAGTATCCAAACTCAATTTGCTCCGATCCGGCTTTTGAAGCAGTTTGAGGCATTCACCCACTAATCTCAAGCACAAAAAACATGGCCAACGAGCAGATAATTATGATACATATATATCAAATAAACACTTAATAGTCATGAAGTATCCCACTTACGAAAATTCAGAAATTCCATACAACAAAATTGAGTACATGTAGCCCTTTCATTCCCTCATGTGAAAATGTACATAATTCCAGTCCTTCCTGAGCTGAGCACAACCGCCATGCTATTTTCTTGCAGAGTTTATCTCTCAGATTTTTGGCATGCAGATGATAGCATAGGGCTCTATCATCCCAGATGACAATTTCATCCTCAATTTCTGACACTTGTATACTTACCCAGAATCAGAGAAGAAATGAACAAGCTAGCACACAAATACATGATATAAAATCACATTATCTAACTCTTAGAATCACACCATGGATTCTAAAAGGCAAGGAGCACTTTTCATGGCCAGTTATACCAACAGTTCTGTCTTCATGGGATATCACTCAAACAGAAACCAGTAGCACATACCAATTTATACCATTACCAGGTTGTCCGATCAACTGACACGCATAGGTATTCCACGACCACCATTTGAAAAAAACACTATCAAAACGACACGCTCCCTACACGCTCTAATTTCTATGCATTTAGGTTAAATTGCACCCAAAAATCTTTTACATCAGATTCAGATatcaaaccatgaaatatttCTCTCTCGTTTCCTTGATAGATCATTCCTGACAAGAGACAACATGGACAATTGATAAGTTACTTGTGACCAAATGTTGGTCATGAATGATCATGAGATCACTTAACATGCCCAGCTCTCAGGTTATGTCACCATTGCTTGCGAGTTGAGAATCTCGTATAATCGACGATCATTACCTGCAATGAGTGAAAAAGAAATTGTAAG
Above is a window of Lineus longissimus chromosome 3, tnLinLong1.2, whole genome shotgun sequence DNA encoding:
- the LOC135484629 gene encoding ankyrin repeat domain-containing protein 61-like, which codes for MSWSSWCLPFTCASLKREKQTENAIRDKKWVVRKDKGESADSKKSIGLALHDKIVQNDAKGAEELIAAGADVNEGILFATKVFAPDRRTVYKDIIAYPLHVACIYRRPKIVEMLLKNGAVPNLTDKLGRCPVQLVITYWPRLMVCLDQKAMSKEDIEYQSYLKRQHERCKDCLVYLCESGANIDIQINSEKETLAHLAAKHNITWSIDVLSKYGANLNARDSSGCTPALTAARYGSFEFLFLMIDLGLDVTVKDNFGCTILSHACENDRSPHAKHVNKLLKLEGLKGMVNTQDANGNSPLHVAAGGGREAAIHALIEHGAHPDLVNISGCSILFNILDSYQNARCHCGLQKILAETLQVKIMDNSFREPLLLGLPEFTNLREALLKASKIPASLQMACRNTIRQALGYQRLNADSLFQLPCAPKLSRYVLLNTLKYC